Genomic DNA from Nocardioides aquaticus:
ATCCGACCGGTGCCGCCGTTAACCAGCTCGCGCAGCACTTCCGTGGCCATCTGACGGGCCTCGGTATCGATGTCTTCGAGCTCGGGCACGGCTTCCTCGGCTGCTACCTGCACGAGAGTCACCGCATGCAGCTGCCCGAAGGTCTGCGCGAAGGGCTTCAGGTACTTCTCGAACGCATCCGTGCTAATTGCGTCCAGTGCATGGTTGGCATCCCGGAAGCGCTGCTCGAGAGCAGAGCTCCCGAGAGCGCTCTCATCGGGTGTGGTCACCCCGTGAATCTAGCCGCCACCGCCGACACATCCGTTGGGAGTTCTCCGATCCCGCCCGCTCCTGCGACCCAGCAAGTTGAAGCGCCGACCGCCATGCGACCTGCCTCATTCCGCCGCTTATCCCCTTCCCTGCTGTCGGGGCGGGGCGGTAAGCGGCTCCATATGCAAGTCGAGCGTTTGCCGAGTGTGCGAACCTCGCTCTCCTGCCACGATGATCGTCCGCCTCCCGACCGCAGCCTTAGGAGCCCCACGTGCGAGCGATGCTGTATTACCCCTTCGTCCAACCGCCACGGGATGTCTTGGCGCAAGGCGTCTTGTACTGGGATCAGATGGGGAGCATCGTGCCCAAGCACTACCAGCTCCCTGACTACCTACAGCAGATCTCGGATCGCGGTCTCTATCGGCCGCTTAGCGTTGACGAGTATGTGAGTGACGTTTCGCTCGACCGCCTCGTTGGGGAAGTAGAAGGTCTACTAACGGAGCTTCCGAGAGGAGCCCTCGCGCTGCCCCGGGACCCGCTGACATCAGCGACTCGACTGCACTACGGGAAGCTGCCCTACGAGTTGGAGTTCCGCCTGAAAAACGCTGGCTTGCTCCGGGATGTCGCGACGTCCTACCAAGCCTCGGAGGCTCTCCTCGGCCCGCTCCTGACTTTATTGGCCCGGGCCGTCGCCGATGGCGAGCGCGACCCGACCATCGGATGGGTGTGTCATACCAACGTCGCTCGTGCTGCCGCCATGGCCTTCGAAGGTGCAAGCGGGACCGGCGCACCTGCCTGGCGGCTCAAGATGGGTTGGATCTTCAAGGTCCCGCCGCCGGGCACTCCGCTCGAAGAACTCTTAGACTTCCGCGCGCGCTATGAGGATGAGCGCATTGAACTGCTCAGGGCGGTCGACAAGCTGGCTGTCGCGTCCGGAGGTCTCGCCGCTCCTGACCTCCTACCGCAGATCGCGGAGGAGCTCGACTACGCGATGAGACAAATCGATAAGGCGGCGAAGGGCCGCGGGCTCAAACTGAGAAAAGCGGCGAGCTACGGAACCCTGACCGCAGGAGTTGGCGCCGCGGCCACAGCAGCTGAGGCGTTCGGCCCAGTGGGCGCGGCCGCTAGTGCTGGGGTCTTCGGCGTTCTCGGATCACTGCTCTTAGGCGCGACGCAGACCTTCGTCAGGCCCGAGGTGGCGAGCCCGTACAACTACTTACATCGTGCGCGCGCCCAGTTCGGCGACTAGGCGAGTCGAACAACGACGTTCTCACGCTGGTCACCGACAGAACGGCAGGGCGATTGCAGCGTCATTCCGCCGCGATTAGACGGGCAGCAGTCGTAGCAAACCCTCCGAAGCCAGCCCGCCGGGACGGGATGGTTGAGCACGTCGTCGTGCGTGCTTGATTGCGATACTTTCGTCGCACCGCAGGAGCCCGCTGAACATCAACAAGGGTGGTTGCTAGTTGGTCGCTCGGTCTGATCGTCCAGGTGACACGCGGTCACCGTCGGGAACTGCGATTCGGGTCGTCCCCGTCTCGCTCATCATTGCTCCGAGCGAGCTCCGACAGTCGTCTCGCTATCTCGGCGTCTCGATCCGCAGCGGCGTGCTGGTAGCGCATTGCAGCACCCGGAGTCGTATGGCCAAGGCGGCCCATCAGTTCTGCGAGCGTGGCGCCGGTTTGAGCGGCAAGGACAGCACCGGTGTGGCGGAGATCGTGCCACCGCAGATCCGGGCGGCCGGCCGCCCTCCGAGCCGGGTAGTAGACCTTGTAGAGCGTCGACGGCGCCATGTGGTGGTCGCTCTGGTCGGCGGCTGGGAAGAGCAACGCATCCTTGCCAGGCCCGGTGAAGTCCTTCAGGTGCCGCTCGACTGCGGGCAGCAGGTGCGGCGGGATCGCCACGTCTCGGATGCCGGCGTCGGACTTGGGCAGGCCGACGACAAACTCGCCGTCGGCCCGGACAACGGCCCGACGGATCTTCACTCTGTGGGTGCGCAGATCGATGTCGCCCCGGCGAAGCTCGGTGAGCTCACCGAATCGCATCGCGCACCACGCCGCCAGAAGGGCCATCGTCTTGTAGCGAGGAGGCAGTTCGTCGACGATCGTCTCGAGCTCCTCCAGCGACGCCGGCTGAACCTTATGGACGCGCTTGGTGTTGCCGGCCCCGCGGATGTGCGCCGGGTTGTACGGGATCAGCGGGTATGGACGCTCCGAGGCCGCAGTTGTCAAGATGGTGCGCAGCAAGCTGTAGGCCTGTGCGCGGATCGCCTCTCGGCCCGGCGCCAAGGCGTCGTACCACTTGTTCACGTCGTCGACACTGATCCGGTCGATGCGCTCGTCGCCGAAGGCCGGGTAGACGTAGGTGTCCAGCAACATCCGGTACTGCTGCAGCGTGGTCGGACGGAGCTCGCGACCGCGGGTCCTCCGGTTCTTCAGCCACAGGTCGGCATAGACCTGAAGCGTCGGTGTCGCCTTGCGCTCTGCTCCCCGGGTTGCGGCATCAGGCGCCCAGATCTTCATCTCGATCTCTGCTCGGCGCGCGGCGAGCCAAGCCACGGCATCGTCTCTGGTGTGAAATGTGACGGGAGCCCGATAGAGCAGGCCATCAGGACCTACGTACGCAGCTCGATAGCGACCGGACGGACGCCTCTCGATCCGACCGAATCCTCGGCGGGTTCCCGCCTGTTCCCTACGCATAGCCTGCTCCTCTTACCACCGAACTTCGGGGAACATACGGGGAACAAGGACGACCTCTTGTGTCCAACCCTGTCCGTAGGTGTCGCAGCACCGCATGCCCTCTGACCTGGCACTTTACAGCAAAGCTGGACGTCGACGAGGTCACGTGGTAGCTCGGTTCTCAAAGGTTCAAACCCAGTATCGCCCACAGTGTTATCGCAGTTCACGGGCCGGTTTCCCGAAAAGAACCTGGCCCCGTGCCATCCGTGCCAGACAGGTACGACCCTGAGGTCGACCTGAGACATGAAGAACCCGTTTCAGAAAAAGAAGAACTCAATTCTTTGAGCCAAGACGCCGCTCTAGTCATCGCACTGACCGATGCTCGAGGTGGTTGACCAAACGATGCGAGCGTGCTCGTCTGAAATGGAACAACAGAAAACTGTTAGTCGCGTTGCGCGCGATTCTCGCGGCATGCGTGGCCGATTCTCGACCATCCGAGCACCAATAATGGAGAGAGAGATCGCACATGTCGACGATGACTATTTTTCGCCGGACGGGGCTGGCTGCTGCCCCGCTGGCTCTTGCGCTAGCAGTGGGTGGGATGACGACCGCCTCGGCGGCGACCCAAGCCCCCACGGGAGTAGAGGGCAGCAAGGCCGTGGTGTGTGCAAGCCCAGGTCTCAGCGCAGGCCCGACGACCAACATGACGCAGGTCGACGGCCACAGGGCCCGCAACCTGACCAGGGCGGCCCTTGCTGAGGTGAAGAGCGGTGGCCTGGCTACCCATGCTCCGCGGCCGGCTCTGTCCTTCGGGCAGGCCAAGGTCTACAGCGTGGACTCCGACGGCCCTGCGTACTCGTCTGTCACCGTCCCCATCAGTGGGGGCTACAGCATGGTCAGCAACCTCACCATTCTCTTCAATGACAGCGGCGAGATCACCCAGTCCGGTGAGACCCTCATCAGCGAGAACGAGGCAGGGAATTTCAACATCTCCAAGTTCAGTGACGGTGAGCTGGTGAAAAGCAAGGACACCAACCGGCCGTTCATGACAGACGCCCAACTGAGGCAGGACGCTCAGCGAGGCGCAGCCGGTGCTGACACCGTGGCCGCGCAAGGGGCCGGGAGTACCGTGGCCTGTGTCGCAGCGGTGCTCGGTGTGAGTGGCGCAGTCGCGTATCTCATCGTGGGTGCTTGTGCCGGCGCGTGCACGGTTCCGGTCGTGGGCACGGCCATCTGCGTCGCCTGCATCGGTGCCTACGCCGCGGTCGGTGGTTCGTCCATCGCCGCCGTTGCCAGTTGTTTCTGAGGAGTGAGGTAGATGAAGAGCACGAAGCTGTTCGTGGTCAGCCTGCTCGGATTGGCAGTGTCAGCCGCCGTGCTGATCCTGCTCATCCCGTCGCTCTTCGGGTCGGGTGAGCACGCAGATACCTGGCTAGTCGTCGGGCTCGCACTGGTCGCCGCCGCTTTTGCCGTGGGGACGCGGTACTGGCGTCCCCCGACGCGGACCTCCGAGAGCCGATAGTCCAGGACGACCACAAGGTCCCGGCAGAGCCGAGACGCTCCGCTTCCTACTCGACCAACGAGACGGCTCCCGCCTCGTTGGTCGAGCTCGCCCTTGTCCTGTAGCCCAGGCTCACACCAGGTCGGCCTCGCGTACGCCCATCCTGTCTGCTGTCTGGGGCAGTGTGGGTGGACCTCCGTCCTGGTGGAGGTGCGACGGGTAGTCCCTCTCGCCTGACGGGAGAGCACCCGGGTCGAGGCCGTCCTGGGGGGGGAGCAGCCGGGCCCGGGTCTCGGAGAGCTGACTGAGAATCCGCCCGTCGACCAAGCCGCAGGCGGCGTGTCACCGGATCACTGGTGCAGCAACGCCCACGCGGGTCTCCCGAGCTGGGCGCTCTCCCCTTGAAGGGCAGCACCATGTCGTCCACTCCCCGCTTCACCACCCGCAACCGCCGCGGTCTCGCCGCTCTCGCCACCGTCGGCCTGTTGGCCGGCCCGCTCGCCGCGTGCAGCACGCAGAGCGACGCTGCGCCCGCGTCCCCCGCCTCCTCGAGCTCGTCGTCCTCCGACGAGGCCCAGACTCCGCCTCAGCCGGTCGCCGCGATCGACGCGCTCACCGGCCAGGACACCAAGATCGCCCTGGACAAGGGCTTCGTCGACGCCCTCACCCAGCTCAAGCTCACCCCGGGCGTCACCGGGGACGCCACGCTGACCGACGACTCCCTGGTCTTCCCGATCACCGGCGGCAACGTCACCGTGTTCGAGCCCGGCCAGGTCTCGCCCTACGTCATCGGCCAGGTCCAGCACGAGGGCTCCGGCCTCTCGCTTTCCGCCGGGGACACCACCGTCGAGCTCACCAACCTCAACGTCGACCCGGGCGTCTCGCGGGTCTACGGCGACGTGACCGTCAACGGCGAGTTCGCCGTGACCAGCGCGTACCTGTTCAAGCTCGACGGCAGCACCCTGAAGCCCCTCCAGCCCCAGGGCAACAAGGCGATCCTGCAGGGCACCGAGGTCCAGATCTCCGACGTCACCGCCCCGCTGCTCAACGACACCTTCGGCACCGACGCCGTCGAGCCCGGCCTGCTGGTCGGTACGGCCACCATCACCGTCAACACCAAGTAGGGGCCCGGGACCGAACCCGACGGCACCTCTCCGATCAGCCGCTGCACCGAAGGCCTTGGGGCGGCGGCGAGGGACCCCGGTCGATTCCTGCTCCTACGCAGCGACCGGGGCCCCGTCCGAGAACAGGGGCTCGGATGACCTGCTCCCCGGCTGAGTCCAGCATCCTCCGCGGCCCGCGGACACAGCTCAGACATCGCCGCCGTCGAACACGACGAGGCTGATCTGTTCCCCGGCGGGTGTCGTGACCCCGAGGTCCCTGCCGGTGGTTCCGCGGCGGGCGAGCCGACCCGCCGCG
This window encodes:
- a CDS encoding tyrosine-type recombinase/integrase, producing MAWLAARRAEIEMKIWAPDAATRGAERKATPTLQVYADLWLKNRRTRGRELRPTTLQQYRMLLDTYVYPAFGDERIDRISVDDVNKWYDALAPGREAIRAQAYSLLRTILTTAASERPYPLIPYNPAHIRGAGNTKRVHKVQPASLEELETIVDELPPRYKTMALLAAWCAMRFGELTELRRGDIDLRTHRVKIRRAVVRADGEFVVGLPKSDAGIRDVAIPPHLLPAVERHLKDFTGPGKDALLFPAADQSDHHMAPSTLYKVYYPARRAAGRPDLRWHDLRHTGAVLAAQTGATLAELMGRLGHTTPGAAMRYQHAAADRDAEIARRLSELARSNDERDGDDPNRSSRR